Genomic segment of Arthrobacter antioxidans:
ACGGCGAGGGCGCCCACCGCCAGGAGCGAGACGGTGAAGGCCAGGGCGATGGTGGCGATGCCGCCCTGCAGCAGCAACCCGACGCCTGGGCCGGAGAGCACGAAGATGAACGGTACGAGGAACGCCGAGAGGGTGTAGCGCCAGGTGAGCCACATGGTCTGGATCGGCTTGCCGCCGGTGATCGCGGATGCGGCGAACGGTGAGAGCGCCGTAGGAGGCGAAACCTCACTCAGGACGGAGTAGTAGAAGATGAACATCGCTGCGGCGAACGCGGGGACGCCCACGTCCTGCAGGGCAGGCCCGATGATGACCCACGAGATGATGAAGCTCGCCGTCACGGGCACGGCCAGTCCCAGGAGGATCACCGATATCGCCGAGAAGATGGCCGTCAGGAGCAGGCTCCCGCCGGCGAAGTCCACGATGATGTTGGCGAGTTTCAGGCCCAGCCCGGTCAGGGTCATGATGCCGACGATCAGCCCTGCCGCCGCCATGACGGGGATGACGGACAGCGCTCCGGTCGCCCCGGTGGCCAGGGCGTCGAAGATGCGCCGGGGAGTCATCCAGGAGTCGCGCTCGAGGAAGCTGAGGGCGAAGGCGAGGAAGGTGGCGTAGACCACGGCGCGGAACGGCGTCATGCCCATGGCCATGAAGACGACGATGGCGACGAGGGAGCTGAAGTGATAGCCGAAACGCAGCAGCAGCTTGCCCACCGGCTTGACGTCGAAGTCCACGGCCTTGGTCTTGAAGCGGCGTGCGTCCATCTCGATGGCCAGGATGATGCCGAAGTAGTAGAGCACGGTGGGGATGGTGGCCCAGATCAGCACCTGGAGGTAGGACACACCCAGGAGCGCCGCGATGATGAAGGCTGCGGCACCGAGGGTGGGAGGGGACATGATGGCGCCGATTCCGGCGGCGGCGAGAATGGCGCCGCCGTGTTCCTTCGGGTAGCCGGCCTTGCGCAGCAGCGGCCAGGAGATACCGCCGAGGGTCACGGTCGTGGCGACGCCCGAGCCCGAGACCGTGCCCAGGAGGAATCCGGCGAGGGTCACCGTGCGGCCCGGCCCGGACTTGGACTGGCCGAAGGCGGAGAAGGAGAGATCGATGAAGAACTTGGTGGCCCCCGATGCCCCGAGAACCGCTCCGTAGATGGTGAACAGGATGATGTAGGTTGCCGCCACGTCGGTGGGGACACCGAAAAGC
This window contains:
- a CDS encoding TRAP transporter permease, with the translated sequence MTERPDGNGAVKAPANGSAPRHKASTPREQTDLARAKEDEPVSPLEREEYIDEEALIAEYEAEKPARHLSGTPGLLIKIAGAGLSLLALYWVFNPMATQFYLPLFLGIGLSLTFLVYRGWGRSESSKAKRSGDNPGIADWVLAIVALVPFLYIISDWDGFFRRAITPTYLDLAMGVIAILVTLEASRRTVGILVPLVVVGFFAYAFFGSWVPAPFNTSSFDWVRLVGHNVMGTQGLFGVPTDVAATYIILFTIYGAVLGASGATKFFIDLSFSAFGQSKSGPGRTVTLAGFLLGTVSGSGVATTVTLGGISWPLLRKAGYPKEHGGAILAAAGIGAIMSPPTLGAAAFIIAALLGVSYLQVLIWATIPTVLYYFGIILAIEMDARRFKTKAVDFDVKPVGKLLLRFGYHFSSLVAIVVFMAMGMTPFRAVVYATFLAFALSFLERDSWMTPRRIFDALATGATGALSVIPVMAAAGLIVGIMTLTGLGLKLANIIVDFAGGSLLLTAIFSAISVILLGLAVPVTASFIISWVIIGPALQDVGVPAFAAAMFIFYYSVLSEVSPPTALSPFAASAITGGKPIQTMWLTWRYTLSAFLVPFIFVLSGPGVGLLLQGGIATIALAFTVSLLAVGALAVATGAWLFGPARWPERILLGLGSLPMLVMEPMYIAIGVGIIALGVVVHLLGLRRHGKDSSADAAGTASGRSLPEGAGTAGAVAVDGASGTGGKAPRAADPA